A single window of Mycobacteriales bacterium DNA harbors:
- a CDS encoding cupin domain-containing protein produces the protein MPETPVTKVGAADLGPGHPTPGMVRREAVVLDDVWSGTAVTEPGAIGGWHHHGEHDTIVYVVRGAFDVETSTGVVHATAGDFVHVPARTVHREGNSSDETAEVVLVRRGHGPVVVNVDGPPSDR, from the coding sequence GTGCCCGAGACGCCCGTGACCAAGGTCGGCGCAGCCGATCTCGGCCCCGGTCACCCCACCCCAGGCATGGTCCGCCGGGAGGCGGTCGTCCTCGACGACGTCTGGTCCGGCACCGCGGTCACCGAGCCGGGCGCGATCGGTGGCTGGCACCACCACGGCGAGCACGACACGATCGTCTACGTCGTCCGCGGCGCCTTCGACGTCGAGACCTCGACGGGGGTGGTGCACGCCACCGCCGGCGACTTCGTCCACGTGCCGGCCCGCACCGTGCACCGCGAGGGCAACTCCAGCGACGAGACCGCCGAGGTGGTTCTCGTACGCCGCGGCCACGGCCCGGTCGTGGTCAACGTCGACGGGCCGCCGTCCGATCGATGA
- a CDS encoding RES family NAD+ phosphorylase produces MAKPRPVTRTPPATLWRIGRGADPLTTPIPDPTMLGTARSGNRFDSPSGSYRVLYFGTSLTACFGETLARFRPDTHLLSVVKDEWEAMGFMDVSRVPADWRHRRSAVNVSLPADAPFLDVEHRSTREFLRTTLATGLSALGHDDLDIAAVRGPDRRVTRMISEWAYNATDDKGFAAYQGIRYLSRLDDDWECWAVFEDAEITVNTAMSITLDLEPLQRVAADYGLRVF; encoded by the coding sequence GTGGCTAAGCCGCGGCCAGTCACGCGCACGCCGCCAGCGACGTTATGGAGGATCGGGCGAGGTGCCGATCCTCTTACCACCCCAATCCCCGATCCGACCATGCTCGGCACCGCGCGCTCTGGCAACAGGTTCGACAGCCCGAGCGGGAGCTACCGAGTGCTCTACTTCGGGACGTCCCTCACCGCCTGCTTCGGCGAGACGCTGGCTAGATTCCGTCCCGACACCCACCTCCTTAGCGTGGTCAAAGACGAGTGGGAGGCGATGGGCTTCATGGATGTCAGCCGTGTGCCGGCGGACTGGAGGCACCGTCGGTCTGCCGTCAACGTCTCGCTGCCCGCTGACGCACCTTTCCTCGACGTAGAGCACCGTTCGACTCGGGAGTTCTTACGGACGACGCTCGCCACTGGCCTCTCAGCCCTGGGCCATGACGATCTTGATATCGCCGCTGTGAGGGGTCCCGATCGGCGCGTCACCCGGATGATCAGCGAATGGGCGTACAACGCCACGGATGACAAAGGCTTTGCCGCCTACCAGGGCATCCGCTACCTCTCTCGACTCGACGACGACTGGGAGTGCTGGGCCGTTTTTGAAGATGCAGAAATCACGGTGAACACCGCCATGTCCATCACCCTCGACCTTGAGCCTTTGCAACGAGTCGCCGCTGACTACGGGCTTCGAGTCTTCTGA
- a CDS encoding sigma-70 family RNA polymerase sigma factor, which produces MATGQVRRRSVSLHPPGDDQQQYLRLAALGIPRPLHRSPDRPGADEGSQAIDRLAVRRALAALPARQRTVLVLRYYCDLSEAEIAAEMGCRPGTVKSQAARGLATLRVRLGDSDNATWTAPAEEVTQ; this is translated from the coding sequence ATGGCCACGGGTCAGGTCCGACGGCGATCCGTTTCGCTACATCCGCCGGGTGATGATCAACAGCAATATCTCCGGCTGGCGGCGCTGGGGATCCCACGTCCGCTACACCGATCCCCGGACCGGCCCGGTGCTGACGAAGGAAGCCAAGCGATCGACCGGCTCGCCGTGCGCCGCGCCTTGGCGGCCCTGCCGGCTCGTCAGCGCACCGTGCTGGTGCTGCGCTACTACTGCGACCTCAGCGAGGCGGAGATCGCGGCGGAGATGGGATGCCGGCCCGGCACGGTCAAGAGCCAGGCGGCCCGAGGTCTCGCCACGCTGCGAGTGCGCCTGGGCGACTCAGACAACGCGACCTGGACGGCGCCCGCCGAGGAGGTGACGCAGTGA
- a CDS encoding helix-turn-helix transcriptional regulator has protein sequence MVLQEQSYLVLVALLDGPAHGYGVIQQVEQISAGRVRLRAGTLYGALDRLADEGLVERDREEVVDGRLRRYYRLTAAGIRTVAEETDRRRSTAGIAARRLRAHAAPGGSVA, from the coding sequence ATGGTGTTGCAGGAGCAGTCGTACCTGGTGCTGGTGGCGCTGCTAGACGGTCCGGCGCACGGCTACGGGGTGATCCAGCAGGTGGAGCAGATCTCCGCGGGGCGGGTGCGGCTGCGGGCGGGGACGCTGTACGGCGCGCTGGACCGGCTGGCCGATGAGGGGCTGGTGGAGCGCGACCGTGAGGAGGTTGTCGACGGTCGGCTGCGCCGCTACTACCGACTGACGGCTGCAGGGATACGGACGGTGGCCGAGGAGACGGACCGTCGCCGTTCCACGGCCGGGATTGCAGCGCGGCGGCTTCGGGCCCACGCCGCGCCCGGCGGGAGCGTGGCATGA
- a CDS encoding DUF6332 family protein, with protein sequence MTVEIAYALVPSLLLVLFVAGVVAFCATALHLQGQPWSTLGAIALVAAAVTAVVRAVLVLVRAHHRGL encoded by the coding sequence GTGACGGTCGAGATCGCCTACGCGCTCGTGCCGTCGCTGCTCCTCGTGCTCTTCGTCGCCGGCGTGGTGGCCTTCTGCGCTACGGCACTGCACCTACAAGGCCAGCCCTGGTCAACCCTTGGCGCGATTGCGCTGGTCGCAGCTGCTGTCACGGCAGTCGTGCGCGCCGTGCTCGTGCTCGTGCGTGCTCACCACCGTGGGCTGTGA